The Miscanthus floridulus cultivar M001 chromosome 7, ASM1932011v1, whole genome shotgun sequence genome includes a region encoding these proteins:
- the LOC136464213 gene encoding uncharacterized protein — translation MLLGMVDDPRVVLIKLADRLHNMRTIYALPVPKAEAVAQETLAVWCSLASRLGVWALKAELEDLCFAVLQPQIFKKIRSELTLTWSRTGKSKNMRRSSI, via the exons ATGTTATTGGGGATGGTTGATGATCCTCGTGTGGTGCTCATCAAGCTGGCAGATCGCTTGCACAATATGCGGACAAT TTATGCTCTTCCTGTACCTAAAGCTGAAGCTGTTGCTCAAGAGACATTGGCTGTCTGGTGCTCACTTGCATCTCGATTGGGAGTATGGGCTTTGAAAGCTGAGCTGGAAGATTTATGCTTTGCTGTCCTTCAG CCTCAAATCTTCAAGAAAATACGATCTGAACTTACTTTAACGTGGAGTCGTACTGGAAAATCTAAAAATATGAGAAGATCATCAATTTGA
- the LOC136466036 gene encoding uncharacterized protein → MTSINDLFSSCNQEKPNMKMKRKDKGLRQVYDARALRVIVGDKNGAMHGPAVRSCYSILDIVHRLWTPIDGEFDDYIINPKGSGYRSLHTAVQASDSSPLEVQIRTQRMHEYAEHGLAAHWLYKESKVEYRSSMSKRISQSTSYSSSSSEDESSIQDDIPSKYSSMKVGHPVLRIEGSDLLAAVIVSID, encoded by the exons ATGACGTCCATCAATGATTTGTTTAGTTCGTGCAACCAAGAAAAACCAAATATGAAG ATGAAAAGAAAAGATAAAGGACTTAGGCAAGTGTATGATGCTCGTGCATTGAGGGTGATTGTCGGAGACAAAAATGGTGCCATGCATGGACCTGCTGTCCGGAGTTGTTACAGCATCCTTGATATAGTACACAG GCTATGGACTCCAATTGATGGGGAGTTTGATGACTACATTATCAATCCTAAGGGTAGCGGTTACCGA TCACTCCACACAGCAGTTCAGGCATCTGATAGCTCACCACTGGAGGTCCAGATTAGAACCCAA CGAATGCATGAGTATGCAGAACATGGACTTGCTGCTCATTGGCTGTATAAGGAGAGCAAAGTTGAGTACAGAAGTAGCATGAGTAAGAGAATAAGCCAAAGTACATCATATTCATCTAGTTCTTCAGAAGATGAAAGCTCTATTCAGGATGATATCCCATCAAAGTACAGTTCTATGAAAGTGGGGCATCCAGTGCTAAGAATTGAAGGTAGTGACTTACTAGCAGCTGTCATAGTCAG TATAGATTAA
- the LOC136464215 gene encoding uncharacterized protein, which produces MSAERPVPRRESPWGLPDGDTRQPKAHRCNDRAEDVVQACFEGNPFKTVPGPFKLFWQCMRSKPGEEPTEPYTYLQLDPPRRVEVNLEQTASES; this is translated from the exons ATGAGCGCGGAGAGGCCGGTGCCGCGGCGGGAGAGCCCGTGGGGTCTGCCCGACGGCGACACGCGGCAGCCCAAGGCGCACCGCTGCAACGACCGCGCCGAGGACGTCGTCCAG GCTTGCTTTGAAGGGAACCCATTCAAGACAGTTCCAGGTCCATTCAAGCTCTTCTGGCAATGCATGCGCTCAAAACCTGG GGAGGAACCAACCGAGCCCTATACTTACCTGCAGCTAGATCCTCCGAGAAGGGTGGAAGTGAATCTGGAGCAAACAGCTTCTGAATCTTGA